One part of the Marmota flaviventris isolate mMarFla1 chromosome 4, mMarFla1.hap1, whole genome shotgun sequence genome encodes these proteins:
- the Stn1 gene encoding CST complex subunit STN1 isoform X2 — MREKDAFYSYAVDDSTGVINCICWKKSSRPESSSAGPSAASELSLTSQLKKLQETIEQRTKVELGDIIRIRGYIRTYREEREIRATAYYKVDDPVWKIQIARMLELPTLYRRVYDQPFHSPALEEEAAGGNPEARDLTSLTCLLSEKIKEFLVEKRVQTFYQQELEMVPSLLTLANQPVIHSTCSDQVEFKNDTPSKAIHSVFKNAIQLLQEKGLVFQKSGDFNNLYHVTREEKDLHKKIHRIIQEDCQKPSHMEKGCHFQHILACVHLSLHPGLSEAVLRQVLELLEDQSDIISTMDHYYMAF, encoded by the exons atgagagaaaaagaTGCTTTCTACAGTTATGCAG TGGACGACAGCACTGGAGTAATAAACTGTATCTGCTGGAAGAAGTCAAGCCGTCCTGAGTCTTCTTCAG CTGGTCCAAGTGCAGCAAGTGAGCTGAGTCTGACCTCACAGCTTAAGAAGCTTCAAGAGACCATTGAGCAGAGAACCAAGGTAGAACTTGGGGACATTATCCGAATCAGAGGCTACATCCGCACATACAGAGAAGAGCGAGAAATTCGTGCCACTGCTTATT ACAAAGTGGATGATCCAGTGTGGAAAATTCAAATTGCAAGAATGCTTGAGCTGCCCACTCTCTACAGGAGAGTTTACGACCAGCCCTTCCACAGTCCAGCTCTAGAGGAAGAAGCAGCAGGAGG CAATCCAGAAGCCCGAGACCTTACCAGTCTCACGTGTTTGCTGAGTGAAAAAATCAAAGAGTTCCTCGTGGAGAAGAGAGTACAAACCTTTTACCAGCAGGAGCTGGAAATGGTGCCATCTTTGCTGACTCTTGCCAATCAGCCCGTGATTCACAGCACCTGCTCCGACCAA GTGGAGTTTAAGAATGACACCCCTTCCAAGGCAATTCATAGTGTATTTAAGAATGCTATTCAGCTGCTACAGGAAAAAGGACTCGTTTTCCAGAAAAGTGGTGATTTTAATAACCTGTACCAT GTAACTAGAGAAGAGAAAGACCTGCACAAAAAGATCCACCGGATCATTCAGGAAGACTGCCAGAAACCCAGTC ACATGGAGAAGGGCTGCCACTTCCAGCATATCTTGGCCTGTGTGCACCTGAGCCTCCACCCGGGCCTGAGTGAGGCCGTGCTGCGGCAAGTGCTGGAGCTGCTGGAGGACCAGAGTGACATCATCAGCACAATGGACCACTACTACATGGCGTTCTGA